In Stomoxys calcitrans chromosome 2, idStoCalc2.1, whole genome shotgun sequence, the following proteins share a genomic window:
- the LOC106086759 gene encoding phospholipase A1-like, whose protein sequence is MYFLWLLVIAIIITVSANPPFDEIEDQIHGENGWYVPNSNGTFLWQALDVAEKLLETLRMENDNNRTSFVDVPVSFYLYTRGNKRKGNQLKALPTEPSLGAFSSGAATKRTFVLIHGWTNSYETETVVEIRNAALQAFDCNVIVVDWPRARSDYISAVVAIPRTGARIAEMIDFLNECCGLSFDTLTVVGHSLGAHVAGHTGKNVKKGRVHTVIGLDPALPLFSFLTPSNRLAATDGDYVQAIHTNAGVLGFLKPIVQGDFYANGGKSQPGCGSDYDGSCSHRRVTTYYAEALTLNNFGAIECKNYLEALAHNCGYEFSSTRMGGINPTDESEGSYFVPVRSSTPFGIIYENFIAKVIKL, encoded by the exons ATGTATTTCTTGTGGCTTTTAGTCATCGCTATTATTATAACCG TTTCGGCTAATCCACCATTCGATGAAATTGAGGATCAGATTCATGGAGAAAATGGTTGGTATGTACCCAACTCAAATGGTACCTTTTTGTGGCAGGCACTAGATGTTGCGGAAAAATTGTTGGAGACCCTACGCATGGAAAATGACAACAATAGGACAAGTTTTGTCGATGTTCCTGTATCATTTTACTTGTACACAAGAGGTAACAAGCGCAAAGGCAACCAACTCAAGGCATTGCCTACTGAACCATCTCTGGGGGCTTTCTCATCGGGTGCTGCCACAAAGCGCACCTTCGTTCTTATACATGGCTGGACAAATAGTTACGAAACGGAAACAGTGGTTGAGATACGAAATGCCGCTTTACAGGCTTTTGATTGCAATGTCATTGTTGTTGATTGGCCCAGAGCCCGTTCGGACTATATATCCGCTGTTGTTGCCATCCCCAGAACAGGGGCCAGAATTGCTGAAATGATTGATTTTCTCAACGAATGCTGTGGGTTGTCCTTTGACACATTAACCGTGGTTGGCCATAGTTTGGGAGCTCATGTTGCTGGTCATACTGGTAAAAATGTTAAGAAAGGAAGGGTGCACACAGTCATTGGACTGGATCCTGCTTTGCCATTATTCTCTTTCTTAACTCCTTCGAATCGTTTAGCAGCCACGGATGGTGACTATGTCCAAGCTATTCATACCAATGCAGGAGTGCTAGGTTTCTTGAAGCCCATCGTTCAGGGAGATTTCTATGCGAATGGTGGAAAATCCCAGCCGGGCTGTGGCTCGGACTATGATGGCAGTTGCTCTCATCGCCGCGTGACCACCTACTACGCGGAGGCACTAACATTGAACAACTTTGGTGCGATCGAATGCAAAAACTACCTAGAGGCCCTCGCACATAACTGTGGCTATGAATTTTCCTCAACTCGCATGGGCGGTATTAACCCTACGGATGAGTCTGAGGGCTCATATTTTGTACCAGTCCGGTCCTCAACCCCATTTGGCATAATATACGAgaattttattgcaaaagtaatTAAATTGTAA
- the LOC106086748 gene encoding phospholipase A1-like produces the protein MDDGGQARVNGKNGWYIPNPNGSFEWFDNQALEKRLVDQNKFGKLEKVKNPTKFFLYSKVNPSEGTQITTNRKSVERSYFDANKPTYFLIHGWLNSYKTIFIEKIRNAMLRYEDCNVIVVDWPRARIGFFSAFFAVPGVGKQVATMIDFLHEQFGMSFETLTVVGHSYGGQVCGFTGKNVKTGKIHKIIGLDPAGIVFFYDKPEARLAITDAVYVQVIHTDAGKLGFKEPIGNSDFYVNGGNSQPLCGPEVIGICSHLLSCYYYAEVLELNDFGSIRCDDFEHAKMKNCGSIFSGVRMGARDVQEEVEGIFFVPVRFKYPFGVLNSTDTTNAFTTWSGN, from the coding sequence ATGGATGACGGAGGACAAGCCCGAGTGAATGGTAAAAATGGTTGGTACATACCAAATCCAAATGGATCCTTCGAGTGGTTTGACAACCAAGCCCTGGAGAAACGCCTAGTAGACCAAAACAAATTTGGTAAACTGGAGAAAGTTAAAAATCCTACAAAGTTTTTTCTCTATAGCAAGGTCAATCCCAGTGAGGGGACTCAAATAACAACAAATCGAAAATCAGTGGAGAGATCCTATTTTGATGCAAATAAACCCACATATTTTCTCATCCATGGCTGGCTCAATAGCTATAAAACAATATTTATTGAGAAGATTCGCAACGCCATGTTAAGGTACGAAGATTGCAACGTAATAGTTGTAGATTGGCCCCGAGCCCGTATTGGCtttttttctgcattttttGCTGTACCCGGAGTAGGAAAGCAGGTTGCCACTATGATCGATTTCTTGCATGAGCAGTTTGGCATGTCCTTCGAAACATTGACTGTTGTTGGTCATAGTTATGGCGGCCAAGTTTGTGGGTTTACTGGCAAAAACGTGAAAACTGGCAAAATACACAAAATTATTGGTTTGGACCCCGCCGGTATAGTATTCTTCTACGACAAACCAGAGGCCCGTTTAGCCATCACAGATGCTGTCTATGTGCAGGTAATTCATACCGATGCGGGTAAACTTGGTTTTAAAGAACCCATTGGAAACAGTGATTTCTATGTGAATGGAGGTAATTCCCAACCATTGTGTGGACCTGAAGTAATCGGAATTTGCTCCCATTTGCTTTCCTGCTACTACTATGCTGAAGTGCTTGAACTGAACGATTTTGGAAGTATTAGGTGCGACGACTTTGAACATGCGAAAATGAAGAACTGTGGTTCTATCTTTTCGGGAGTTCGCATGGGTGCTCGCGATGTCCAGGAAGAAGTTGAAGGTATATTCTTTGTACCTGTTCGTTTCAAATATCCATTTGGTGTGCTAAACTCAACCGATACTACGAATGCGTTCACTACTTGGAGTGGCAATTGA